A region from the Aegilops tauschii subsp. strangulata cultivar AL8/78 chromosome 5, Aet v6.0, whole genome shotgun sequence genome encodes:
- the LOC109743834 gene encoding uncharacterized protein → MACAEEGHAVSLHNDCGVTEQNLHKHSEILLEKMNKTGVRYKSGTIAQEEENLYGQNSESKYENKYPNKEFQYDDIHTPNGQNGSGNYDLDSEGGDSFKLSTGHLSSYKGEKDDPIDVLEQSEKREASYLKTDEIEVTRWEVETNEQEVSQGMSDDNSEIEDKKEVILGKRRRTVSKYQKSPYVKKTPKKRAKRSAKAKLLNETSPQFDHSVDDVVRAAVQYVKAYDHSPKHKNHEIFNNGKDEGLCAVIDAYVTYISDSSIAKDRNLLIVREKE, encoded by the exons ATGGCGTGCGCAGAGGAAG GTCATGCAGTATCACTCCACAACGATTGTGGAGTGACAGAGCAAAACCTGCATAAGCATAGTGAG ATTTTGTTAGAGAAAATGAATAAAACAGGTGTGCGGTACAAATCAGGCACAATTGCACAGGAGGAAGAAAATTTGTATGGACAGAATAGTGAGTCCAAGTATGAAAACAAGTATCCTAATAAAGAATTTCAGTACGATGACATACACACACCTAATGGCCAAAATGGCAGTGGGAATTATGATTTGGATTCTGAAGGAGGGGATTCGTTCAAACTCAGTACTGGTCACTTGAGTAGCTATAAGGGTGAGAAGGATGATCCTATAGATGTCCTAGAGCAGTCGGAAAAAAGAGAAGCATCATATCTAAAAACAGATGAAATAGAAGTAACAAGATGGGAAGTGGAAACAAATGAGCAAGAAGTGTCACAGGGCATGTCAGATGATAATAGCGAGATAGAAGATAAGAAGGAGGTGATTCTAGGGAAGCGAAGGCGGACTGTGTCAAAGTACCAGAAATCTCCTTATGTTAAAAAGACTCCGAAAAAACGTGCGAAACGTTCCGCGAAAGCGA AACTGCTTAATGAAACAAGCCCTCAGTTTGATCATTCTGTGGATGATGTGGTGCGTGCAGCTGTGCAGTACGTGAAAGCGTACGATCACTCACCAAAACATAAGAACCATGAAATATTCAACAATGGTAAAGATGAAGGACTATGTGCG GTAATTGACGCTTATGTGACGTACATATCGGATTCAAGTATCGCCAAGGATAG GAATCTATTGATAGTTCGAGAGAAAGAATGA
- the LOC120964939 gene encoding protein FAR1-RELATED SEQUENCE 5-like, whose translation MKLLAKGDADTVIGIMMTSKARDPDFFFEHTVDAEGKLKNMFWCDSQSRRDYLDFGDVTVFDITYKMNRYGMPFIPFVGLTNHRCTTVFGCAVVSDETEDTYVWVLQTFLRAHYQKKPRSVITDRDATMIRAIRKVLTDVWHRLCSWHIEKSMQKHLHHKSLKDFRSLIYYATTHDEFEARWAAFKAKWESGKTETWLRRMYRKKRLWAASYLTGGFLLVMRNNQRSESLNSCLHLHLDSGMTIVDMVVHYENCIVRLRENESYDDCMATQTLPVPVLDEFKCIEKSAARDFTGVNFYLLQKEMKKAADLEIIDRLSGAVSQRFIVAWKNNRQLRFKVDYTPTNSEETVKCSCDSMKRKGLPCKHVLYVLARLNMKDLPKCLVLRRFTKNARGGLPVKCTSDLFAWGWAGTEDRTKYSELTILSAEASHAACHRPFLFDKLKAALEDVIANNDVEEEDYVR comes from the coding sequence ATGAAGTTGCTAGCAAAGGGTGATGCAGACACTGTGATTGGGATCATGATGACGAGTAAGGCAAGGGATCCAGACTTTTTCTTTGAGCACACTGTTGACGCAGAAGGCAAGCTGAAGAACATGTTCTGGTGTGATTCTCAGTCACGTCGGGATTACCTTGACTTCGGTGATGTAACCGTCTTTGACATCACTTATAAGATGAATAGGTACGGAATGCCATTCATACCTTTTGTTGGTCTAACCAATCATCGTTGCACCACTGTGTTCGGTTGTGCTGTTGTGTCAGATGAGACCGAGGATACATATGTTTGGGTGTTGCAGACCTTCTTGAGAGCTCACTATCAGAAGAAGCCGAGGTCTGTAATTACTGACAGAGACGCAACCATGATAAGGGCCATCAGGAAGGTCCTTACTGACGTGTGGCATCGACTTTGTTCGTGGCATATAGAGAAGAGCATGCAGAAACACCTCCACCACAAGTCCCTTAAGGATTTCAGGTCTCTTATTTACTATGCTACTACACATGATGAGTTTGAGGCGAGATGGGCAGCTTTTAAAGCTAAATGGGAGTCGGGGAAAACTGAAACATGGTTGCGTAGGATGTACAGGAAGAAAAGGCTTTGGGCTGCGTCATATCTCACCGGTGGGTTCCTCCTTGTTATGCGGAATAACCAGAGGAGCGAGAGTCTAAACTCTTGCCTTCATCTACATCTTGACTCTGGCATGACAATTGTTGATATGGTTGTGCATTATGAGAACTGCATTGTTCGGCTCCGTGAGAACGAGTCATACGACGACTGCATGGCCACACAGACACTCCCTGTACCAGTACTTGACGAGTTCAAATGCATTGAGAAATCCGCTGCCCGTGACTTCACTGGGGTGAACTTTTACCTCTTGCAGAAAGAAATGAAGAAGGCAGCGGATCTTGAGATCATAGATAGACTCAGTGGAGCCGTCAGTCAGAGATTCATAGTGGCATGGAAAAATAACAGGCAACTGAGATTCAAAGTGGACTATACACCTACTAACTCAGAAGAAACAGTGAAGTGTAGTTGTGATAGTATGAAACGTAAAGGTctcccatgcaagcatgttcttTATGTTTTGGCCAGATTGAACATGAAGGACTTACCTAAGTGCTTAGTGCTGCGAAGATTCACCAAGAATGCTAGAGGTGGACTGCCCGTGAAGTGCACTAGCGATCTCTTCGCATGGGGATGGGCAGGTACTGAGGATAGAACTAAGTACAGTGAGTTGACTATTTTGTCTGCGGAAGCATCTCATGCGGCATGTCATAGACCATTTCTATTTGACAAACTCAAGGCTGCTCTCGAGGATGTGATAGCAAACAACGACGTTGAGGAGGAAGATTATGTGAGATAG